In the Myxococcaceae bacterium genome, one interval contains:
- a CDS encoding ATP-binding protein — protein sequence MDDSIEKRYLTDFLQSLALQRGKMAFLPGPRQAGKTTLAKNLLKSFGQGQYYT from the coding sequence GTGGATGATTCAATCGAAAAACGTTACCTAACCGATTTTCTGCAATCATTAGCACTGCAACGAGGAAAAATGGCGTTTTTACCTGGACCCAGACAAGCAGGGAAAACAACCCTGGCTAAAAATCTACTCAAATCGTTTGGGCAAGGTCAGTATTATACTTGA
- a CDS encoding ATP-binding protein — MTESARLNVCRKGGDSLLGRYLHFRLHPFSVGELLSNKALEAFNRLFEFGGFPESLLEGNQDLGLIWRRG; from the coding sequence GTGACCGAAAGTGCTCGTCTCAATGTATGCCGAAAAGGTGGAGACAGTCTCTTGGGGCGTTATCTCCACTTTCGGCTTCATCCGTTTAGTGTAGGAGAGCTTCTTTCGAACAAAGCTTTAGAAGCCTTTAATCGCTTATTTGAATTTGGAGGGTTTCCTGAATCATTGCTAGAAGGGAATCAGGATCTCGGTTTAATTTGGCGTCGCGGATGA
- a CDS encoding AAA family ATPase has translation MRFSIGEDDFEQLRTSSSPTGVLSYYCDKSLLIKDILEDGSKIILLPRPRRFGKSLNLSMLKYFFGTNKPLFEDLAISQHQNILDGWQGKFPVIFVGFKGLKADNYENLLSSLKICIRDCYRQYAYLRHSEKLDGLDRQTIAPYFETDFSDELLKNSFRYLTEALEKHHGQKVWVLIDEYDTPLQQAYLNGFFPKAIALFKGFLGEVLKSNPSLYKGVMTGITRISKESLFSDLNNIQTYDITRNQYAQYFGFTESEVEAICPQEHVSDLKSWYNGYRFGDGLTIYNPWSILHFLSNQYKLEPYWINTSSNDLIRECLTADKLKDARRLIEGKNLGVEIEPYTVMNNLKENPSSFWNLLFISGYLTLDADRKMILPNLEVRHFFKKILLAWFGGKQGDSFMPALLEDLVLGNTVNLQKKLQQLILESMSFHDVSETNQESFYHGFLLGITLGLRGRYTVRSNRESGYGRYDLALYPNEPHQDPGIVIEVKMGPKVEAGLQQIEQKAYYQDLQTHGCSQINGYSIAFDGKTVSLKSTLGEQITANDFF, from the coding sequence ATGCGCTTTTCAATTGGTGAAGATGATTTTGAACAACTTCGCACTTCTTCGAGTCCTACTGGGGTCCTGAGTTATTATTGCGACAAATCTCTGCTCATCAAAGATATCCTAGAGGATGGTTCTAAAATTATCTTACTGCCAAGGCCTAGACGCTTTGGAAAATCTTTGAACCTTTCTATGTTGAAATACTTCTTCGGAACCAATAAACCCTTATTCGAAGACTTGGCTATCAGTCAACATCAAAATATCTTAGATGGCTGGCAGGGAAAGTTTCCGGTTATTTTTGTTGGTTTTAAAGGACTTAAAGCAGATAATTACGAAAACTTGTTAAGTTCCTTGAAAATCTGCATTCGAGATTGTTACCGACAGTATGCTTATTTGCGCCATTCCGAAAAGTTAGATGGGTTGGATCGACAAACAATCGCCCCTTATTTTGAAACGGATTTCTCAGATGAACTACTCAAGAACTCGTTTCGCTATCTCACGGAAGCACTTGAGAAGCACCATGGGCAAAAAGTTTGGGTCCTGATTGACGAATATGACACACCTTTGCAACAGGCTTATCTCAATGGATTCTTTCCAAAGGCCATTGCCCTGTTTAAAGGCTTTTTAGGTGAAGTTTTAAAAAGTAATCCCTCTCTCTATAAAGGCGTCATGACAGGTATTACGCGCATTAGCAAAGAAAGCCTTTTCTCAGACCTCAACAACATTCAGACTTATGACATTACCCGCAATCAATACGCGCAGTATTTTGGTTTTACAGAATCCGAAGTTGAGGCGATATGCCCACAAGAACATGTATCAGACCTCAAGTCTTGGTATAATGGCTATCGTTTTGGAGATGGGCTGACCATTTACAATCCCTGGTCCATTCTGCATTTTCTCAGTAACCAGTACAAACTAGAACCCTACTGGATCAATACCTCTTCAAACGATTTAATTAGGGAATGTTTGACCGCGGATAAATTAAAAGATGCTCGTAGGTTGATTGAAGGCAAAAATTTAGGTGTTGAGATAGAGCCTTACACGGTCATGAATAATCTGAAAGAAAACCCTTCTTCTTTCTGGAATCTATTGTTTATTTCTGGCTACCTGACTTTAGACGCTGACAGAAAAATGATCCTTCCCAATCTGGAAGTGCGCCATTTTTTCAAGAAAATTCTTCTGGCTTGGTTTGGAGGCAAGCAAGGTGATTCATTTATGCCAGCTTTGTTGGAAGATCTAGTTCTAGGCAATACCGTTAATCTTCAGAAGAAACTTCAGCAGTTGATTTTAGAATCCATGAGTTTTCACGATGTGAGCGAAACGAACCAAGAATCTTTTTATCATGGGTTTTTGCTAGGCATTACCTTAGGTCTCAGAGGACGTTACACGGTGAGGTCGAACCGAGAAAGTGGATATGGACGCTATGATTTGGCCTTATATCCCAATGAACCTCACCAAGATCCCGGAATTGTGATCGAAGTAAAAATGGGCCCAAAAGTTGAAGCAGGTCTGCAGCAAATAGAACAAAAAGCCTACTATCAAGACTTGCAAACTCATGGTTGCAGCCAGATCAACGGTTATTCGATTGCTTTCGACGGAAAAACCGTTAGTCTCAAGTCCACTTTAGGGGAACAAATCACGGCAAACGATTTTTTCTAA
- the lpdA gene encoding dihydrolipoyl dehydrogenase, with the protein MAYTHDLVVLGAGPGGYVAAARASTLGMRVALIEKDAHLGGTCLHRGCIPTKALLHAADVYSELQYAPQIGISVEGVRVEWEKIQKYKSRVINANAGGVAQLMKSRKVDVITGMGRLKGAHEVAVGDRIVRGAHILLAVGSTPRALALALDSNPRILNSDTALDLKEIPGSLVIIGGGVIGIEFASIFSRLGTKVTILEALPRVLASSDPDCSEELVTQFKSKGVCFHTDVSVTQVLANSDSVKTLYTQQDGEQVEIHSDYVLVSVGRMPLTSDIGIENTQIQLDQGFIRVNEWMQSDEPSIYAIGDCVNTPWLAHIASSEGILAVSHMAGQSAVPLNYDHTPVCVYSDPPVAWSGLSEEEAKKRGYEVKIGRFDMARNAKAGILGKKRGFIKFVTDAKYGEILGVHIVGPGATELLAEPAFAMQMEATIEDIANTVHAHPTLYEAIYEAAVITQEA; encoded by the coding sequence ATGGCCTACACGCACGACTTGGTGGTTTTGGGGGCAGGTCCGGGCGGTTACGTGGCAGCAGCTCGAGCCTCCACCTTGGGAATGCGGGTTGCTTTGATTGAAAAAGACGCTCATCTCGGAGGCACTTGTCTTCATCGCGGCTGCATTCCGACCAAAGCCTTGTTGCATGCGGCGGATGTTTACTCTGAGCTGCAATATGCACCTCAGATTGGCATTTCGGTAGAGGGCGTTCGTGTTGAATGGGAAAAGATTCAAAAATACAAATCGAGAGTGATTAACGCGAACGCAGGTGGCGTTGCACAGCTCATGAAGTCCCGGAAAGTCGATGTGATCACAGGGATGGGACGTCTCAAGGGTGCTCACGAAGTAGCGGTCGGCGATCGCATCGTCCGTGGCGCTCACATTCTCTTGGCCGTTGGCTCAACGCCTCGTGCTTTAGCGTTGGCTCTGGACTCAAATCCTCGAATTCTCAATTCCGATACAGCCCTGGATTTGAAAGAAATACCGGGTTCGTTGGTGATTATTGGCGGGGGAGTCATTGGAATCGAGTTTGCTTCGATTTTTAGTCGCTTAGGCACCAAAGTCACTATTCTAGAGGCTTTACCGAGGGTACTGGCTTCCTCGGATCCCGATTGCTCCGAAGAATTGGTGACCCAATTTAAGAGCAAGGGGGTTTGTTTTCACACCGATGTTTCCGTCACTCAGGTGCTAGCAAACAGCGACTCGGTCAAGACTCTTTATACTCAACAAGACGGCGAGCAGGTTGAGATTCATTCCGATTACGTTTTAGTCAGCGTGGGCCGTATGCCTCTGACAAGCGATATCGGTATCGAGAATACCCAGATTCAACTGGATCAAGGTTTTATTCGAGTGAATGAATGGATGCAGTCAGACGAACCCAGCATTTACGCCATTGGAGACTGCGTGAATACCCCTTGGCTCGCTCATATTGCTTCGTCTGAAGGTATTTTAGCCGTTTCTCATATGGCTGGTCAGTCGGCGGTGCCGCTTAATTATGACCACACGCCTGTTTGCGTTTACTCCGATCCTCCTGTTGCTTGGTCTGGACTTAGCGAAGAAGAAGCCAAAAAACGTGGCTACGAAGTGAAGATCGGCCGTTTTGATATGGCTCGCAATGCGAAGGCCGGAATCTTAGGCAAAAAACGTGGTTTCATTAAGTTTGTCACGGATGCGAAATACGGCGAAATACTCGGAGTGCACATTGTTGGCCCGGGTGCGACTGAACTATTGGCTGAACCTGCCTTTGCTATGCAGATGGAAGCGACGATTGAAGACATTGCGAATACGGTTCATGCGCATCCAACCTTGTACGAGGCCATTTACGAAGCTGCGGTCATAACGCAAGAAGCGTGA
- the rpmG gene encoding 50S ribosomal protein L33, producing the protein MAKKSNRELVKLESTAGTGFFYVTQKNKNNTKDKLLLKKYDPKVQKHVDFKEVKLK; encoded by the coding sequence ATGGCAAAAAAGAGCAATCGAGAGCTTGTCAAGCTGGAGTCCACAGCCGGCACCGGTTTTTTCTACGTCACTCAGAAAAACAAAAATAACACCAAAGATAAGTTGCTCCTGAAAAAATACGATCCCAAAGTTCAAAAACACGTTGATTTCAAAGAAGTGAAGCTGAAATAG
- the ftsY gene encoding signal recognition particle-docking protein FtsY has protein sequence MTLLLIAMGMAVLLAIGWHRFRKIRLLKSKPSELEVTLLKADLGLGTTQALLEQAQSSEEIKKQVEKMLSIASPLGLSLNDAPTVILFVGVNGVGKTTSIGKMAAQLKAKGKKVVLGAGDTFRAAAGEQLEIWAKRTDSLFVSRPNGDPASVLFDAVVRAQKEGCDYVLCDTAGRLHTKDNLMEELKKIHRVLGKALPGAPHEVFLVLDGTTGQNALSQAREFAQSTPVTGIILTKMDGTAKGGMIVAITRELKIPIRFVGVGETAEDLKVFDPKAFTEALFEN, from the coding sequence ATGACTTTACTCTTGATTGCGATGGGAATGGCAGTATTGTTGGCGATTGGCTGGCATCGTTTTCGAAAGATTCGCCTTTTGAAAAGTAAGCCGTCTGAATTGGAAGTCACGTTGCTGAAAGCGGATTTGGGCCTTGGAACGACTCAAGCTTTGTTAGAACAGGCTCAAAGCTCAGAGGAGATTAAAAAACAGGTCGAGAAGATGCTCTCGATCGCTTCTCCTCTAGGCCTTAGCTTGAACGATGCACCAACGGTGATCTTATTCGTTGGAGTCAATGGAGTGGGAAAAACCACCAGCATCGGTAAAATGGCGGCTCAATTGAAAGCGAAGGGCAAAAAAGTCGTTTTAGGAGCCGGAGATACCTTTCGAGCTGCTGCGGGAGAACAGCTTGAGATTTGGGCCAAACGGACGGATAGCCTCTTTGTTTCAAGGCCGAATGGAGATCCGGCATCGGTTTTATTTGATGCCGTCGTGCGCGCCCAAAAAGAGGGCTGTGACTATGTTTTGTGCGACACAGCCGGACGTCTTCACACCAAAGACAACTTGATGGAAGAACTTAAGAAAATCCATCGGGTTCTGGGCAAAGCTTTACCGGGTGCCCCTCACGAGGTGTTTTTGGTGCTCGATGGAACAACGGGGCAGAATGCCCTTTCGCAAGCACGCGAATTCGCTCAATCAACCCCAGTGACCGGGATCATTTTGACTAAGATGGATGGAACCGCTAAAGGGGGCATGATTGTTGCGATTACACGAGAACTGAAGATTCCGATTCGGTTCGTTGGAGTGGGTGAGACAGCCGAAGATTTGAAAGTATTTGACCCTAAAGCATTTACGGAGGCCCTGTTTGAAAATTGA
- the dut gene encoding dUTP diphosphatase, which produces MKIEITARKESLIPLRGSQLAAGYDLFADVSETRVMLPGERALVPTGVSIALPAGFEAQIRPRSGLALKHGITVLNSPGTIDADYRGEIKVILINLGQEAFEVQPGMRIAQMVIAAVLAPEWSRVDSLNETERNFGGFGSTGA; this is translated from the coding sequence TTGAAAATTGAAATCACCGCTCGTAAAGAGTCCCTCATTCCGCTTCGTGGCAGTCAGTTGGCTGCTGGTTATGATCTTTTCGCAGATGTTTCGGAAACTCGAGTGATGCTTCCTGGAGAACGCGCGCTTGTTCCCACCGGAGTTTCAATTGCGCTGCCAGCTGGTTTTGAAGCGCAGATCCGCCCACGTTCAGGCCTTGCGCTAAAACATGGGATCACGGTTTTGAACAGCCCAGGCACCATCGATGCCGACTACCGCGGAGAGATTAAAGTCATCTTAATCAATCTGGGGCAAGAGGCATTTGAGGTTCAACCTGGCATGCGAATCGCCCAAATGGTGATCGCGGCGGTTCTTGCGCCCGAATGGTCGAGGGTGGATTCTTTAAATGAAACCGAACGCAATTTCGGCGGATTTGGATCCACAGGCGCCTAA
- a CDS encoding MFS transporter has translation MSPFFSTFLVAALGYFVDVYDLVLFGVVRIESLKAIGVPEERLLSDGMWLMDCQMIGMLVGGLFWGYLADRKGRTTVMMASILLYSLANLANAFVGSVSVYAMLRFLAGLGLAGEVGAAVTLISESSQQTNRTLWTTLLTCFGLMGAVAAGIVGDWLHWKAAYLLGGGMGLGLLVLRLRVAESSLFTDSNASRLARPDFLFRTRQRFVRFVSCVLLGVPIWYVVGILVSFSPEIMKERGLLEPISTGRAILLCYVGFCLGDLVTGMVSHLLRNRKKVIAGALLGLAMMVSIYLSASIETLRSFEVLCVVLGFFGGYWAVYITTVSENFGTNLRGAAVIMTTNGMRGAVVLMTLGVQFLRQYGSLVQSTAILGGIVIGAAFLALLALPETFGKDLNYLEGA, from the coding sequence ATGAGTCCATTTTTCAGTACGTTTTTGGTGGCTGCACTCGGCTACTTTGTGGACGTTTACGATCTGGTTTTGTTTGGAGTTGTTCGGATCGAGAGTTTGAAAGCCATTGGAGTGCCCGAAGAACGCCTTTTATCCGATGGCATGTGGTTGATGGACTGCCAAATGATCGGGATGTTGGTGGGAGGGCTCTTCTGGGGTTATCTTGCAGATCGAAAAGGTCGAACCACCGTCATGATGGCATCGATCTTGCTATACTCACTCGCCAACCTTGCCAATGCTTTCGTTGGGTCTGTTTCAGTTTATGCCATGCTAAGGTTTTTAGCGGGATTGGGTCTTGCAGGAGAAGTCGGCGCCGCTGTGACTTTGATCAGCGAAAGCAGCCAGCAAACGAATCGAACTTTGTGGACGACTTTATTGACCTGTTTTGGGTTGATGGGAGCCGTCGCTGCTGGAATCGTGGGGGACTGGCTCCACTGGAAGGCAGCCTATTTACTGGGCGGCGGCATGGGTCTTGGGCTGCTTGTTCTGCGTCTGCGGGTTGCGGAATCATCGCTGTTTACCGACTCAAACGCTTCGCGTTTAGCTCGTCCCGATTTCTTATTTCGGACTCGCCAGCGCTTTGTGCGATTTGTATCTTGTGTGCTGCTGGGCGTCCCGATTTGGTATGTAGTGGGTATTTTAGTCAGCTTCTCTCCCGAAATCATGAAGGAAAGAGGTCTGCTTGAGCCTATTTCAACGGGCCGAGCGATTTTGCTTTGTTATGTGGGTTTTTGCCTGGGCGATTTAGTAACGGGCATGGTCAGCCATCTTTTGCGAAATCGAAAAAAAGTGATTGCGGGTGCCTTGCTGGGCTTAGCGATGATGGTGTCGATCTATCTCAGTGCATCCATCGAAACCCTTCGTTCATTTGAAGTCCTTTGTGTCGTTCTTGGATTTTTCGGAGGTTATTGGGCGGTTTACATCACGACGGTCTCGGAAAATTTTGGAACCAATCTCCGAGGAGCAGCTGTCATCATGACGACGAATGGTATGCGTGGAGCCGTTGTTCTAATGACCTTAGGGGTGCAATTTTTGCGCCAATATGGCTCCTTGGTCCAAAGCACTGCGATTCTCGGTGGCATTGTGATTGGGGCTGCGTTTTTAGCCCTGCTCGCTCTCCCGGAAACTTTTGGAAAGGACCTCAACTACCTTGAGGGAGCATGA
- the recO gene encoding DNA repair protein RecO, protein MNTLHTQAILTSMVRYGEAEAIVRVLTQFDGRMTLFCRSAFKPSKKRGSMVQVPARGSLAYRPNPHGMSRLLEIDLGLYTPRISTCLRGFALASYACELVEVLVPELEPHEDIFALLDTFLARCADEEMSTESIRRFEYDLLDACGLLSEAESSETDLARMAAIFVAHLKQHKPGPLKSLAFFKQISGASKTNGGFQASGVLVDYRHEAAAGHDR, encoded by the coding sequence ATGAATACGCTTCATACTCAAGCCATTCTCACTTCCATGGTTCGTTACGGAGAGGCGGAGGCCATTGTCCGGGTTTTAACGCAATTTGATGGCCGTATGACGCTTTTTTGTCGAAGCGCTTTCAAGCCTTCGAAGAAGCGAGGGAGTATGGTGCAGGTTCCGGCGAGAGGAAGTTTGGCGTATCGGCCGAATCCTCATGGTATGAGCCGATTGCTCGAGATTGATTTAGGGCTTTATACCCCGCGAATTTCAACTTGCTTACGTGGGTTTGCATTGGCATCTTACGCTTGCGAACTCGTTGAAGTGTTGGTTCCCGAATTAGAACCTCACGAAGATATCTTTGCGTTATTAGATACGTTTTTGGCTCGTTGTGCCGATGAAGAAATGAGCACAGAATCGATTCGACGCTTCGAATACGATCTTTTAGATGCCTGTGGGCTGTTGAGCGAAGCAGAATCGTCTGAAACCGATCTGGCTCGTATGGCAGCCATCTTTGTGGCCCATTTGAAGCAGCACAAGCCAGGTCCATTAAAGAGCCTGGCTTTCTTTAAACAAATTTCAGGAGCTTCGAAAACAAACGGAGGTTTTCAGGCAAGTGGTGTTCTGGTAGACTACAGGCATGAAGCGGCTGCCGGACACGATCGATGA
- a CDS encoding AAA family ATPase encodes MKRLPDTIDDFKKLIEHNYVYIDKTKHIYDLLTGSPQKFFLSRPRRFGKTLLISVLEQIFLGHRELFRGLWINQSDYAWSKHPVLRISLAGMDLETPERFEKDLLLCLNRKADEFGIDLQNAETPTACLKILIQGLSQKGLVALLIDEYDAPILAHLNNPPSAEIIRTKLKSFYGVIKDLDASLRFVFITGVTKFNKTSIFSGINNLDDLTLDKRASSLLGVTFEELIRDFSKHIQVVADQGTKTSEEVCQLLQEWYNGYRFSPYSEEKVYNPCSVLKALNRGQFENYWSQTGTPGFLVKLIKERDYPVLDLENLRLSAEDLGTFDIDQIHLSTLLFQTGYLTIQDYDPESALYRLSYPNREITQSMMRMLAPIITRQKSFAPWQALAADLRSALRTSNVKVFCELLKPFFADIPYDLHIPLERYYQTVFYLLVKFMGAETITEEKTNIGRIDAVFQTSTHVYIVELKMGTSAQEALQQIQQKQYAQKYELSGKSIVVLGLAFDPEAKNIVDQAWLHV; translated from the coding sequence ATGAAGCGGCTGCCGGACACGATCGATGACTTTAAAAAATTGATCGAACACAACTATGTGTATATAGACAAAACAAAGCACATCTATGATTTGCTCACGGGTTCGCCTCAAAAATTTTTTCTATCAAGGCCCAGACGTTTTGGCAAAACGCTTCTCATTTCCGTCCTTGAGCAGATTTTCTTAGGTCATCGAGAGCTCTTCAGGGGTCTTTGGATTAACCAAAGTGATTACGCTTGGTCAAAGCATCCAGTGCTTCGCATCAGTCTGGCAGGGATGGACTTAGAAACGCCTGAGAGATTTGAGAAAGATCTCCTATTGTGTCTGAACCGAAAAGCCGATGAGTTTGGTATCGATTTACAAAATGCTGAGACTCCTACTGCCTGTCTCAAGATTCTGATTCAAGGACTTTCTCAAAAGGGTCTAGTCGCACTTCTCATCGATGAGTACGATGCTCCAATTTTGGCTCATTTGAACAACCCACCCTCTGCCGAGATCATACGAACCAAATTAAAATCATTTTACGGTGTTATCAAAGATTTGGATGCTTCTTTGAGATTTGTTTTTATCACCGGTGTGACCAAGTTTAACAAAACTTCCATTTTTTCCGGCATCAACAACTTAGACGATCTGACCCTCGATAAACGGGCTTCCTCTTTACTGGGAGTCACCTTCGAAGAACTCATTCGTGATTTTTCGAAACATATCCAAGTGGTAGCAGACCAAGGCACGAAGACCTCTGAGGAGGTTTGTCAGCTTTTGCAAGAATGGTACAACGGCTATCGCTTTTCTCCTTATTCAGAAGAAAAAGTCTACAACCCTTGCTCGGTTTTAAAGGCTCTCAATCGAGGTCAATTTGAAAATTACTGGTCTCAAACGGGTACTCCAGGTTTTTTGGTCAAGCTCATAAAAGAAAGAGATTATCCTGTTCTCGATCTAGAAAATTTGAGATTATCGGCAGAAGATCTAGGAACTTTCGACATCGATCAAATTCACCTTTCCACCCTATTATTTCAGACAGGTTATCTGACCATTCAAGATTACGACCCTGAATCGGCACTCTATCGGCTGTCGTATCCCAATCGAGAAATCACCCAGTCGATGATGCGCATGTTAGCGCCTATTATCACGAGGCAGAAATCGTTCGCTCCTTGGCAAGCGCTGGCCGCTGATCTCAGAAGCGCTTTGCGTACGAGCAACGTTAAAGTGTTCTGTGAACTTCTGAAACCGTTCTTTGCCGACATTCCCTATGATTTGCATATTCCGCTTGAACGCTATTACCAAACCGTGTTCTATCTGTTGGTCAAGTTTATGGGAGCCGAGACGATAACCGAGGAAAAGACCAATATTGGCCGAATCGATGCGGTTTTCCAGACGTCCACCCACGTCTATATTGTCGAGCTCAAAATGGGGACATCCGCCCAAGAAGCGCTGCAGCAAATCCAGCAAAAACAATACGCTCAAAAATACGAACTTTCCGGCAAATCCATCGTGGTGCTAGGTTTGGCCTTCGATCCGGAAGCCAAGAATATTGTTGATCAAGCCTGGCTGCATGTGTGA
- a CDS encoding DUF1566 domain-containing protein, translated as MLKFCLILGLCSGALAQFSMTAGSGDPLHGYFQNLSTRSQAQEAIRAVLNRTASYLKSYAGYRMPFELNCSVFFDAVVENVDCWPGFESVLTLSNQCEHLPERVNLRHYHLLQVRMVVGWSQTQMLQACYRILPKNTATLSQSLPNTDTASLQTKHSFENSATPSQEASLSHTFACAATTQSMNGLLAAWNHSTGVYHDAVNQTGRYVISNGVVLDTLTNMQWEQIAGTTPMVFSSLTNYCSGRNTGGFSDWRAPNILELGTLIDYSNGIAPFTNTTAFPEAPVSNYWSGSLNIGQDGSSWYLESAFDPPFSDRQSRDTSNVVRCVRSCYAAPFSSRYTVGVRGSIPTVIDNVTGLVWQKMSTTYYTQSGALDYCNNLNVGSSAGGTWRLPSVRELQTLVDYSKSSGALMMDTTVFSGEPISGFWSSSLTVGLSGGGWNVFFNNGALGGNVASLQYYARCLWEPPLSHF; from the coding sequence ATGCTGAAGTTTTGTTTGATTCTTGGTTTATGCTCAGGCGCCTTGGCTCAATTTTCGATGACTGCGGGTTCTGGGGATCCTCTTCACGGGTATTTTCAAAACCTTTCGACACGCAGTCAAGCTCAAGAAGCCATTCGAGCCGTCTTAAATCGAACGGCAAGCTATCTAAAGTCTTATGCCGGATACCGTATGCCTTTTGAACTAAATTGTTCGGTGTTCTTCGATGCGGTCGTCGAGAATGTCGACTGTTGGCCGGGTTTTGAGTCTGTATTGACTTTGAGCAACCAGTGCGAACATTTGCCAGAGCGCGTGAACTTGAGACATTACCACCTTCTCCAGGTGCGCATGGTGGTGGGGTGGTCGCAGACTCAAATGCTCCAAGCGTGCTATCGAATTCTGCCAAAAAACACGGCTACGCTGAGTCAGAGTTTGCCCAATACCGACACAGCCTCTTTGCAGACAAAGCACAGCTTCGAGAATAGCGCCACACCGAGCCAAGAAGCAAGCTTGAGCCATACATTTGCTTGTGCTGCAACGACGCAGTCCATGAACGGGCTTTTAGCTGCCTGGAATCACAGCACAGGCGTCTACCACGACGCGGTGAACCAAACAGGTCGTTACGTGATCTCGAATGGAGTGGTCCTCGATACGCTCACGAATATGCAGTGGGAGCAAATCGCTGGCACAACGCCGATGGTTTTTTCATCGCTTACGAATTACTGTTCCGGCCGAAACACGGGGGGATTCTCAGATTGGAGAGCACCGAACATTTTGGAATTGGGTACTTTAATCGATTACTCAAACGGCATAGCCCCCTTTACGAATACCACGGCCTTTCCCGAAGCGCCGGTTTCGAATTATTGGTCGGGTTCATTGAATATTGGGCAGGATGGCTCCTCTTGGTATCTCGAAAGCGCATTCGACCCTCCTTTCTCTGACCGCCAAAGTAGGGATACGAGCAATGTGGTTCGTTGCGTGCGTTCCTGCTATGCAGCCCCTTTTAGTTCTCGCTATACGGTTGGAGTCCGTGGATCCATCCCCACGGTGATCGACAACGTAACCGGTTTGGTCTGGCAGAAAATGTCAACTACATATTACACCCAATCGGGAGCGTTAGACTATTGCAATAACTTGAATGTGGGAAGTTCTGCAGGCGGAACGTGGCGCTTGCCGAGCGTTCGCGAACTGCAAACACTGGTAGATTATAGCAAGAGCTCGGGTGCGCTGATGATGGACACGACGGTGTTTTCTGGGGAACCGATTAGTGGGTTTTGGTCATCGTCGCTGACAGTGGGCCTTTCTGGAGGCGGGTGGAATGTCTTCTTTAACAACGGCGCTTTGGGAGGCAATGTTGCCTCTCTCCAATACTACGCGCGTTGTCTTTGGGAACCGCCGCTCTCACATTTTTGA